The DNA segment aaagtacaaattccaaataatgttatatatatatatattaaaatattaaattaaggttttaaaattaaaaatatattttttcaaaaaaaataaaaaaaaattggaaaaccggttgaaccggttcttgaccggttctGGGCCGTTTTTTGACCGGTTCGACCGGTTAGAAGCCGATTCGATCGACTTTTGAccggttttgaccggttctgaCCATAAAAACGATTTTTAGGAGAAATTCGGACCGGACCAGTGACCGGTTCCATGttgaaccggttgaaccggccGATCCGATCCGGTTTTGAAAACATGGAGATGAACCACAAACCACTCACATTTGTAAAACTTAAATATTGGACATCCAACTGTAAAATACACACGAGATATTGAGATCAAATATAAACACTATCGTACATTCTAAAAACTCAAATAATTATTCAATTggaaaatattaaacaaaactgatcataaaaaataatttcagcTCAAAAAAATCTTAATTTTGCAGCAAAAAAATCATACCTTGAACTATTTGTTTCAATGGTGCTTCAAAATGATTTTCAAAATGCCGCGCTtcttctttttaaatttcttcgCCCGAGGTTATTGAACTCAGCAAAAAATATAAATCACGAtcaacaaaaaatataaataatgatcaatgactattaaaaaaactattttattGTTCAAAGAGGTGAAATGAGTTTACAAATTATTTAAGGCAATCCGGTAATTTGACCTCAATTAGAGAACCCAAATGGCCAAACACATGAAATAGTTGGAAATCACAAGTTATAACATAAGCCCTGAAATCAAACTTTTATTTGATGTTCTAGATTTATTACAAATTTCccattattgttgttgttttcatTATTATCTCCcttaataaataaagaaaatgaaAATACACGTGTATCCATCAACTGATAAATTGAGGTCCTCCTTTCTTCTCCATTGATTGTATTTCTGTCCAACGGACGCTGCGTTGGCTTCTTCCACGTAACTCACAGTGGAAGTCGGGGACTTGTCGAATTCTCTGCACTCGGGAGAGGTTAGTGTTTCTCATGGCTCAGATTTCGCCAATTTTGCATGACGAATAGCCGAATTCTTTCCTAGGATGCTTTCATACGATCAAAGTGTGCTTGTTGGTGGTTAAATTTCAGGATATGACGAGTATTGCAGTGAGAAATCCGGGTTCTTGGTTACTGGGAATCTGGGGGAATAAGGGAGGTTGTACTGATTGTGGTAACAGGATTCAATGTTTTGTTGGGTACTCAAATCCCGACTCTCAGCTACTCAGGGCCTCCAGCCTGCTTACTAATCGGCGTCGCGTTCGTGGTTCTTCGCCTCTTTCTGCTGGTAAATTAGAAAATACGAGTGAAGATGACGATGAATGTCGGGACAGTGACGAACAAGAAAACCATGACGGACAGGTGAGTCCAGTTCTCAAATTCTTCTTCTCGAATGTCCAGGCTTTTCTCCTTTTTGTGTACATACGTTAAACCTCTGGGTAGGATGTGAATGCGAGATTAACGCTATTGTGCAAACAAAGATAAGTCTCATCTATTTTTCTTGAGAGCTTTAGTGGGATTAGTTACAGGGTTCTTCTTGTAGATTTTTTTTTCGCAATGACTGCGGAGAACAATATGCAAATGGTGCCAATGTTATATTTAAATCAGAATGATAATCATTTGATGTCATCACGCGAGTAAGAATAGTATCCTGCATAACTTAAGGTTGGTTTTGAGTTTCACAATACTGCCCTCCCAGTTGCAAAATGCACCTTATGAGAAACACGAATGGATTTAGGTGTGTAAGTTTCAGCATTGTGTAGTATGTGTACAGGTAGGCATCCATCATACCCCTGCTCTGCGTCACCTTTGATATTCAGCTCCTGTAATAGTACTCGTGATGCAGTTGTGAACTGATTAAAGTGTGTTTATGTTACGGACTATATGTGTATGGGCTTTAATATATATTGGACTTATGCCCAAGAGACTCAAGCCCATAGAAGTATCTAGACACTTGAGAGAGAGCAATAAAATGTGGGCAGTGTAGTTTGTTAGACATTGGGTTTTCTTTTGAAGGTTGTAACCAGCACTTTGGCTAGGGATTTACTAGCTTTGGCTAGGGTTTATGTACAGAGGTTTATCTCTGGGAAAATATTTCTTGTCCAAACTTGTTCATTCAATATTAATTCTAGGTGTTTTTGATCTAAATTCTTGTGGCCAAGTAACCAGTAGCCTAACAGTTTAGCTCAAGTGTACATCGTGGTAGTTACTGATGTAGGCATGCTTTTCTTGAATTATAGAGATCATGAAGTCTACCCCCTCCTTATTTAAGTATGTTCACTTTTTCtttatcgattttcttattggCCTTGCACAAAGCTCTCATTCTTTTCCAGTGTGGGAATGTGAATCGAAGATATCTACTCAATGATATCATTTCATATTTTCCAGGTAAATAGCGCCATGATAAGAGAAAATCTTGAAAGAATTGTTGGAACGGATGACTCCAGTTTTAGTGGGATTGATCTGGCAACTCTTATAAGGAATAAGTATGGCAGATCATATGACGTTCAATTAATCAAGAAGGTCtctagtttctttttttctttcttttttttccccTTTTGGATTTGCCTTTACGTGTACTCTGATTCATGGTCTCTTGATTATTTAATGACTATTTAGCATTTTCCGCAAGAATTGACAAAACATATTTTCTAATTGTATGGTTGGTGTTTTTAGTGGTTCTTCACCTAAATGATATACCTAAGCCTTATAAGTTACCTTTTCTCTTTATATTGCTTTTGGGGGTGTTGTGCTTTAACGTAACATTTGGCTTTTAATTGTGCAGACTATTATCTTTAGCTTTAACTGTATATTTAACAGGGTTTTTCCCTGTTTGAATGATACAGGAGTTCATGGGCAGGAATCTCCTTGCTTTAAATGTGATGTGGAAGTATATGGAGCAGGTGAACTAGTGCTTTCAAATGCTTAAATTGCTATCTTTTCATTACGTCGTTATATTGCAATTTGTAGCAAGACTCGGAGCATTGTGAATTGGGCCACTAGGAATTAAAGCTATTATGTCTAACAATATTATCTCAAACATAGCgtgtaatttaatatttaaaacatatatttaaTCTCTGAAATTAATTAACGTTTTGATGATAATGGAGCTTATATTTTGTAAGTCCAACATGCAAATCGAGCAATCAAAGTTTGACAGAACTTTTGGAACCTAAAATCTTGTGAAAAATTCATGGATCCCGGGCCTCTATCCAACATACAGGCACGAGTGACTGAGAACATCTGAGTCATAGCCTCAAAAGCTGCTGAGTGATGTGCATGGAGTGTTTCGATCCTAGGCCAAGACTCTAGGCATTGCCTTGATCATTCAAGCAGTTATACCAACACCTGGATCTCAACCCACACACTCAACAAGTTTCAAAGTTCTTTGATTTGGTGTCCTAGATGTTGAATCCAGCTACGGCTTACGCGCCTAAGGAACTGGAGTTGGGCTGTCAGGCATATAtacaaattttcatttttttatgttagaacatAGACTTTACGTTAAAGTCTTGGACATTGAATAGAGCTGTTATATGTTAAGTGATGAAAAATGAGTAGTTTAGAATTGGAGAACTTTGGGGGACTGAGAATCGACATTTTGAAGGCCAAATTCGCTATTAATGGAGGGCTTGGAGCTTGTTAGGAAACTAAATagattgggcttaaatatttagAGGATGAAATTGTAATGGGCTCCAATGGGTTGGCCCTAGGGACTACGTAGGAAGGCCGAAGGGGTATATTGTGAGGAGCGGAGAAGTTAATTCATTCAGCATATTTTCATTTTAGAAATTGACTAGCTTAGCTAGGGAGCTACAGAGGCTTTACTCTGGGATTTTCTTCTGTTTGGATTCATATATGCATgcatttctttgttttgttttcttatATTCAATATGGGGATTGAGGATCATAACAATTGGTCCGACCTGCCGGATCCGACAGGGGAAGATCATCTAACAGAGAAGAGGAAAGATTGGAAGTCATGGGGAAGGCGTTGATAGACATGAACGAGAAAATGAGAATTATGGCAGAAACTACAAAAACATGGCAGAAAAGATGGCGACACTTAACCAGTCTCTCAGATTGTTGCTGGGACTGAAACCAACAGTGGAACAACTCGCTCAAGAGAATGTTGGAACTGGAGAAAGAAATGATGCCCGAGAACGATGGGACACAAAAAAGGATTTCCATCGCCCAACTCTAGAAGAATTTAACAAACTGACTGTTGAGAGGGAGGAGTGGAGAAGGTTTTGCTTGGTTGATTGCATGGACATTGACATTGGGATTCATCAATGAGGTTAGCCTGACCATTCTAGGTTTTGAATTTGTCACTGATCCAGTTGCAGCTGTATTAGTTTTCAAGGTCACATTGCTTTTGTATGTGGGAGTCAAGGAATGTACACTTGTTCAAGTAACTGTAACTTCAGTTAATAAGGGATGGAAACTTACACGTTTCCAGTTGTATTCCGGGAAGACACGAATGCTGGTGAGATCTTGCATAGTGGATGGTTTGCCTTGGCTTCCATGTTCTTGGATTGAGGCTGTTGTGGATGCTGAAACCAAAGACCAGCAAAGTTCAAGATTCAGTTTTGAGGACAAGACTGATTTTGAAGAGGGCGGTACTCTTAAGAATCTAAATAGATTGGGTTTAAATATTTAGAGGATGAAATTGTAATGGGCTTCAATGGGTTGGGCCTAGGGACTTCGTAGGAAGGCCGAAGGGGTATATTGTGAGGAGCGGAGAAGAAGTTAATTCATTCAGCATATTTTCATTTTAGAAACTGACTAGCTTAGCTAGGGAGCTACAGAGGCTTTGCTCTGGGATTTTCATCTGTTTGGATTCATATTTGTATgcatttctttgttttgttttcttatATTCAATATGGGGATTGAGGACCATAACAGAGctgaagaaaaattaaaaaagaaaaacagtTACAAGCTAATGCAATTCAGTATAGCTCAACTCATTTTTGTTATCAAAATTCTAAAGTTCATCCACTGACAATATCGAGTCTTATTTTTACAAGTGTAAGTTACTTTTGCAAGTCTTGGTTTAAATTTTGTGTAACACAAGAAATTGAAAATTTGATCTTTCACAAGTATAAAAAATTTTGTGAGGTTAAGGTACGTATTTCAGCTTTCTTAGATTCTAACAAAAACGTAGAAGTATTTGTTCATACTTGACCTATTCTTTATCTTTAAATTTTCAACTAACTGTCAGGTATCTTGGCTTTTGTTATCAATATGTTTCTCCTATGCTCTTGGTGCGCATTTGCCTCAAGCTGGATTCTATAGCATGGGTACCAAGACCTGGCCTGGCAGCTGCTTTCttttcttaaaattatatgaaaCCGATGTGATATGAGGGACATCAAACATGGCTTCATCAaccttaaaattaaaatagtttAAACAGACATACATCAGCTTCTCATGGATGGCATCAAATGCTGTTTAGCTCAAGACACAGAGATTTGGATGTTTAGTGGGTGCCTTTCTGAGCTTTACTGTGGAAAGCTCCTCTTTCTGGTGGAAAGACCTTAGTCTCATGTCCATATGAGTCGATCCAAGCGGAATATTAATGTTAGAATCAAATCTGATACATCGGAATCAGATTTGCTGTAAGCAGTAGTTTTAAATAAATCTTTTATCATAATTTAATTGGGGAAGCAGTTCACTATTCTGGTTCCAGATTTCATTGTTAGTCACTTGGTGTAATTTCATTCTGGGATTTATGCTAGAGGGGAAGATATTCTTCATCCTTTAAAAAAGGAATCCACTTTATGAGTTCTCCGTCCCCTTGAATCTGGAAGCCTTCTCTGCAACTTATCCTTGTTGGATAAAATTCAAAACTAGCAATAGGTGATTTCGTTCTACATTTATATCCCAGTTTACTTGCTAACATGTATGAAGCTAGATGGTTGAATCCAAAGTAGAGAAAAAATGATAACGAGCTTTAATCATTTGGGTATTTTTCGGTCTAAGGTTACTCATATTTTTctgtttctttctttctttctttactCTCTTATTCTTAATTTAACAGTTGGAGAATTTTGAAGGTGGAGCTTGAGCTTGACTGAATAGTTAAGAGCATGGTTTTtggctaaaaaaataaaactatcgAACTCAAGCTTTAGTTCATTAGCAATGGGACTTTTGCGTGTATGTCATTTGAACCTTCATAAAACCTCAAGCTTAACTTGATACTGAAAAACATAGTTGTTTAGATCAATTTTGAAGGTATTGAGCTCAAGGGCAACTCATTTAGCTTACGTATATGTATTTTCATATTATTTGAACTTGTAGAAAAGATAACTCTCAAGTTGATGCTCATAAGTTTAGGTGGCATTTGATTACACTTTTAATGCAACCAAAAGATTTTGAGAAGAGAATAGCATTATTTTTAATGTTAGTTTATAAATTGAAAGTTGATGTAACATGTATAAAACAGGTATCGGTTAATAACTGAACGGGACAAGGGGAAATAGGTAATGCTTCTTtgaaaaaaaagcaaaaaagaTGTGTATACTAATtgtgtattgaattttttatttaaagtgCAAGAGAATGCGTCGATTGTAAATTTTGAAAGAACTTCTTAGTTGATTTTTAaatgttgaaattttaaaattttggagcCAAGTTGACAGCCAAACATTTAACCCTTGGTTTTTGAGCATGAGAgtgaatgtttttttttatctcaaAGCATCTTATTTCGCTCTGTGGGGCTTTTAAAATGTGAAGGCTTGTGAGTTGCTTTCTAGTTGGCAAATTAAAGCAAGGATCTAGCTCAATTGAAATGATCTCCAAGTAGTACTCGATTTATATGTTCAAACCAAATTACGACGCAACATGATAAGCTTTGTTTGCTTCTTTTCTGATACCACTAAAAAGATATCTTGCACTTGATCATGTATTCATATTCCtggaatttaatcttattttatctaGGGCTTTCCATTTGAGCCTGTATAATTTACCTAGCGTGTCCCAACTCCCACGGTATGCATACTGTGTTGCTTATTAGCTTAAATTTCTGGTACTGTTGACGCCACTAACGTGCTGCAATTAGACTGACTTTTGCTTACCGGTGAGAAGTGATGAAAGCAGCTAGTGTCCCAGACTGGTCGCATTCTTTTTTTTGTGTTGTCAAATTAGGTTTAGTTTTTAGATTTCATAATTTGAATGCCATTGTCCAAATTGTATTCCCCAGTTGAGTTACAGGCCCTCAAATTTGATTATACTTAATTGCATGCCAAACTCAGGGCCATCCATGTTGCATTAATTTCTTCTCTTTGACCAAATGATGTATTCTTGCTGTCGAATCATATGTACCATGTGTGACACACTCTGAGTCATTTCTTGTCAATGTATATCAATTTCATTGCTGATTGTGCTCTTCCCCGAC comes from the Henckelia pumila isolate YLH828 chromosome 1, ASM3356847v2, whole genome shotgun sequence genome and includes:
- the LOC140882246 gene encoding uncharacterized protein gives rise to the protein MTSIAVRNPGSWLLGIWGNKGGCTDCGNRIQCFVGYSNPDSQLLRASSLLTNRRRVRGSSPLSAGKLENTSEDDDECRDSDEQENHDGQVNSAMIRENLERIVGTDDSSFSGIDLATLIRNKYGRSYDVQLIKKEFMGRNLLALNVMWKYMEQRSFPLTEEEYILRLDNVANSLRCWGAVSHIRNSLEKLKERPRIGKAVSIFIDMDESGGRANEWIYK